A portion of the Intestinibacillus sp. Marseille-P6563 genome contains these proteins:
- a CDS encoding bifunctional diguanylate cyclase/phosphodiesterase, protein MDFMWSFFEELDEMVYVSDIDTHSLVYMNAHLRRTLGYNSSNGYIGKKCHAVLQESPVPCSFCNNHALKPGKFISWIYKNPVLNRRFLVKDSMICVENKRYRIEIAIDLDAEELSETPYHYYAHSSAILTGCLHKVFSTTNPEDELDNMLSYIGTTFLCARAYIFEIDDSHHMCNTYEWCAPGVVSQKDLLQHESCDSISSWLREFENNEVVVIRDREEIAHKYPSAYVFLKSLHISSFAAGPILSGEQVIGFLAVDEPNDQMLNLITPLLSVIGYSVASLLRRRDLVRRLHDLSYRDQLTGALNRNALAEYYEQLPMQSVGVIYFDITGLKRVNDSIGHLAGDQMICHCYNLVNDNLDTDLIYRTGGDEFIALCPDCTKEDFLEMVQRLRKLIRQDEYHIAVGHVWSDQQPLHLESLIIQADEVMYEDKRDYYEHSYIMDGPNSRHPTRLFPKSQLSEDHNEFQHFLATTYHDVEALFRSIAEDNSSSYFYFGDMQKDVFYISDNMREDFGFDSNIVPGLLRIWARFISTPESQDMFWEDINSMLREKRTLHDLRYQVRDARGNTKWIRCFGILKWNEDKTVPLFFSGRVTHQDNDFLIDPITNFPREHAVLASLYEMNKNGQHSLVIGFCLNNITEINNTRGRAYSDHLLKNIAEQLMEQLYWKMSFHRLDGMRCVAVVDPLCTETADELVQEIQEIVENCYLEMGISVRHSCSFGVMEYPCDSLEPEDILENIVALLKVARHNTKQAYVDYSTQNIRQIKQIANMALALNQDVINGMENFRIVIQPVVSAKDGKVIGGETLLRWKFEGEDIPPSVFIPILEKENMIHLAGRWVFEKAVCSCTRIIAYDPDFYLTFNVSLHQLADTQFIDFMHETLQKYELDGSHLVAELTESCLDEQPEKLTGFVESCNQMGMRIALDDFGSGYSSLRMLLQYPSNIIKLDRSLLQEITKSDEKMHFIRSIVYACHQFGKEVCVEGVEREDQNTILLGTGCDMIQGFYYYRPMELPALYRLLSQG, encoded by the coding sequence ATGGATTTCATGTGGAGTTTTTTCGAAGAACTGGATGAAATGGTGTATGTTTCTGACATCGACACCCATTCCCTAGTCTACATGAACGCGCACTTGCGCCGCACATTGGGATACAACTCTTCCAATGGATACATCGGCAAAAAATGCCATGCAGTCTTGCAGGAAAGTCCAGTTCCCTGCTCCTTTTGTAACAATCATGCTTTGAAACCGGGCAAATTTATTTCATGGATCTATAAAAACCCGGTGCTCAACCGCCGTTTTCTGGTCAAGGACAGCATGATCTGTGTGGAAAACAAACGGTACCGCATCGAGATCGCCATTGATCTTGACGCGGAAGAGCTTAGCGAGACACCATATCACTATTACGCGCACAGCAGCGCCATTCTCACCGGATGCCTGCACAAAGTCTTTTCGACCACCAATCCGGAGGATGAGCTGGACAATATGCTTTCCTACATTGGCACAACCTTCCTGTGTGCCCGCGCCTACATTTTCGAAATCGATGACTCCCACCATATGTGCAACACCTACGAATGGTGTGCCCCCGGGGTCGTCTCCCAAAAAGACCTGTTACAGCACGAATCGTGCGACAGCATCAGCAGTTGGCTCCGGGAGTTTGAGAACAATGAAGTGGTTGTCATTCGCGACCGGGAAGAGATTGCGCACAAATATCCTTCGGCCTATGTCTTTTTAAAGTCGCTGCACATCTCTTCCTTTGCTGCAGGCCCTATTCTCAGCGGTGAACAGGTCATCGGCTTTCTGGCAGTCGATGAGCCCAATGACCAAATGCTCAATCTGATCACGCCGCTGCTGAGCGTCATCGGGTATTCGGTCGCTTCGCTGCTGCGGCGGCGCGATCTGGTTCGCCGTCTGCACGATCTGAGTTATCGCGATCAGCTCACAGGCGCCCTCAACCGCAACGCCCTGGCCGAATATTATGAACAACTGCCCATGCAATCGGTGGGTGTCATCTACTTCGATATCACGGGTCTGAAACGGGTCAATGATTCGATCGGCCATCTGGCCGGCGACCAGATGATCTGCCATTGCTATAATCTCGTCAACGACAATCTGGATACCGACCTCATCTATCGCACCGGCGGGGATGAATTCATTGCCCTGTGTCCGGACTGCACCAAAGAAGATTTTCTGGAAATGGTGCAGCGGCTGCGCAAACTCATCCGACAGGATGAATACCACATTGCCGTCGGACATGTCTGGTCTGACCAGCAGCCGCTCCATCTGGAATCCCTGATCATTCAGGCCGATGAAGTCATGTACGAAGATAAGCGCGATTATTATGAGCACAGTTACATCATGGACGGCCCCAACAGCCGGCATCCCACGCGCCTCTTTCCCAAGTCCCAGCTCAGCGAAGACCATAACGAATTTCAGCATTTTCTCGCGACGACCTATCATGACGTCGAAGCGCTGTTCCGATCCATAGCAGAGGACAACTCCTCGAGCTATTTCTATTTCGGCGACATGCAGAAAGATGTATTCTATATTTCGGACAACATGCGGGAGGACTTTGGCTTTGACAGCAATATTGTCCCCGGCTTGTTGCGCATCTGGGCACGGTTCATCAGCACACCCGAATCGCAGGATATGTTCTGGGAAGACATCAACAGCATGCTGCGGGAAAAACGCACCCTGCATGACCTGCGGTATCAGGTACGCGATGCCCGTGGCAACACCAAATGGATCCGCTGCTTCGGCATCCTGAAATGGAACGAAGATAAAACTGTTCCGCTGTTCTTCTCCGGCCGTGTGACCCATCAGGACAACGATTTCCTGATCGACCCCATCACCAATTTCCCGCGTGAACATGCGGTACTGGCCAGCCTGTACGAAATGAATAAAAATGGTCAGCATTCGCTGGTCATCGGTTTCTGCCTGAACAACATCACCGAGATCAACAACACCCGCGGCCGCGCCTATTCCGATCATCTGCTCAAAAACATTGCCGAGCAGCTGATGGAGCAACTGTACTGGAAAATGTCCTTCCACCGGCTGGACGGCATGCGCTGCGTCGCCGTGGTCGACCCGCTCTGCACCGAAACCGCGGACGAACTGGTGCAGGAAATCCAGGAGATCGTGGAAAATTGCTATCTGGAAATGGGCATCTCGGTGCGCCACAGCTGTTCGTTTGGTGTGATGGAATATCCCTGCGACTCGCTGGAACCCGAAGATATTTTGGAGAATATCGTGGCGCTGCTCAAGGTCGCGCGACATAATACCAAGCAAGCCTATGTGGATTATTCCACGCAGAACATCCGGCAAATCAAGCAAATCGCCAACATGGCGCTTGCCCTGAACCAGGATGTCATCAATGGCATGGAAAATTTCCGCATCGTCATCCAGCCGGTGGTTTCGGCCAAGGATGGCAAGGTCATCGGCGGCGAAACCCTGTTGCGTTGGAAATTCGAAGGAGAGGACATCCCGCCTTCTGTGTTTATCCCCATTTTGGAAAAGGAAAACATGATCCATCTGGCTGGCCGATGGGTATTTGAAAAGGCGGTTTGCAGCTGCACCCGCATCATCGCCTATGACCCGGATTTTTATCTTACCTTCAACGTCAGTCTGCATCAGCTTGCAGATACCCAATTCATCGATTTTATGCACGAAACCCTGCAAAAATATGAGTTGGACGGCTCGCACCTGGTGGCCGAACTGACCGAAAGCTGTCTGGATGAACAACCGGAAAAGCTGACCGGTTTTGTAGAATCCTGCAATCAGATGGGCATGCGCATTGCACTCGACGACTTTGGCAGCGGCTATTCCTCGCTGCGCATGCTGCTGCAATATCCGTCCAACATCATCAAGCTGGACCGCTCGCTCTTGCAGGAGATCACCAAGTCGGATGAAAAGATGCACTTCATCCGCAGTATCGTGTATGCCTGCCATCAGTTTGGCAAGGAGGTGTGCGTGGAGGGTGTCGAGCGCGAAGACCAGAACACCATCCTGTTGGGCACCGGATGCGATATGATTCAGGGCTTTTACTACTATCGTCCGATGGAGCTGCCGGCGCTCTATCGCCTGCTCAGCCAGGGCTGA
- a CDS encoding PilZ domain-containing protein: MQNYKELVEDYIGASCEVLKLDNKLLFAGAIRAYNDADEELTVSLRKGMETPQGIIYHTPVKLHVQTKQSSGNVLLLYGLVTRCAADFWKIALKHTFSCTERRSSFRQPIAVSAMISRVADADAVEVLCKTLDVSLTGLRFSTHETYERGEHLIVSSLQLSPGGWPHTFTCTVQRIQQLDFGQTPLFAYGCSFDQITERQEDRLFQDLFALQVKAVNRK, encoded by the coding sequence ATGCAAAATTACAAAGAACTCGTTGAGGACTACATCGGCGCTTCCTGTGAAGTCTTAAAACTGGATAACAAGCTTTTATTTGCAGGTGCCATCCGTGCTTACAACGATGCCGATGAGGAATTGACCGTTTCTCTGCGCAAAGGGATGGAGACCCCCCAGGGGATCATCTATCACACCCCGGTCAAACTCCATGTTCAAACCAAGCAGTCCAGCGGGAATGTACTTTTGCTATATGGTCTTGTCACCCGGTGTGCCGCCGATTTTTGGAAGATCGCACTCAAGCACACGTTTTCCTGCACCGAACGGCGCAGCAGCTTCCGTCAGCCCATTGCGGTGTCCGCTATGATTTCCCGCGTGGCCGATGCGGATGCGGTCGAGGTGCTCTGCAAAACCCTGGATGTCAGTCTGACCGGCCTTCGTTTCAGCACGCATGAAACCTATGAAAGAGGCGAGCATCTCATCGTTTCTTCGCTCCAGCTTTCCCCCGGCGGATGGCCGCATACCTTCACATGTACGGTTCAGCGTATCCAGCAGCTGGACTTTGGCCAAACACCGCTCTTTGCCTATGGTTGCAGCTTCGATCAGATCACCGAGCGGCAGGAGGACCGTTTGTTCCAGGACCTGTTTGCTTTGCAGGTCAAAGCCGTCAATCGGAAATAA